GCCGCAATCTGCGCCTCCACCTTCTCCATCCGATCCGTCAGCGCCGCAATCTGCGCCTCCACCTTCTCCATCCGATCCGTCAATGCCGCAATCTGCCGGCTGTTCTCCCCGAGGACCTCCCAGATTCGGTCGAACTCCTCATGGATCTCTAACCGAAGACGCTCCACCTGCGCCGGGAGAGCCAGAAGGTCCTCCGTCAACAACTTGCGGCGTACCTCCTCCCGGAACGCCGGATCGCGATCCAGCAGCTCTAAAAACTTCATGCGAAACACAGGATCCTGAAGCAGCTCCTCGATCATCTGAGGGGTCATGGACCGGCCCTCCCGCTCTATCGGTCTTTTCTCAGGTTAACATGGGTCACAAGAGGCTGTCAACCCGCCCTGTCGCTCCACCGGGGCGTTGCAAGCTTCATTTCAGACCAATGCCATCCGCATCGGCTTCATGAGGCGGGATGTATTGTTCGACAAAAGACTCCCTTTCGCGTTAGAATGACGCTGATTATGGGAGAACCGGCAGAGGAGGGACATCTCACGATGGCGATCCGTTGTCGGAAATGCGGCCGCGAGGCGGCCATCATGATGCGCCAGCACCGGCTGGCCCTGTGCGATGCGCATTATCTGGAATGGTTTGTGGAGCAGACCGAGCGGACCATCCGGATGTTCCGGATGTTCGATCGCTCGGAGCGGGTGCTGGTGGCCGTCTCGGGAGGCAAGGACTCCTTGAGCTTATGGGATGTGTTGCTACGCCTGGGCTATCAGGCCGATGGGCTCTACATCGGCCTGGGCATCGACGGCGGTATCCGCTACTCCGATCAGTCCTATGAGAAATGCCGGCGCTTTGTGGAGGAACGCTGGCCGGACGCCCGGCTCATTGTGGTGGACGTTAAAGAAGTCTATGGCGAGACCATCCCGGAAGTCGCTGCCCGGACCCTGCGAGGGCGGGATAAGCCGTGCGCCGTATGTGGACTGATCAAGCGCTATATTATGAACCGCGTCGCGTATGATGGCGGCTACGCGGCCCTGGCGACAGGACATAATCTGGATGATGAGGTCGCTGTGCTCTTCGGCAATGTGATGAACTGGCAGGTCGGCTATATGGCCCGCCAGGGCCCTGTGCTGCCCGCCTCCCGACCGGGATTCGCCCGCAAGGTGAAGCCCTTCTGTCGCTTTTACGAGCGCGAGACCGCCGCCTATGCCCTGCTCCGGGGCATCGATTACATCTACGATGAATGTCCATACGCGGAGGGATCCACCAGCATCGCCTACAAGGAGTGGCTGGCGAAACTTGAGGAGGAACGCCCGGGTACCAAGCTTCGCTTCTATCTGGGCTTTCTGAAGGCGAAGGAGGAGGGCCTGATCGCTTTTCGGACCGATGAGGCCGAGCTGCATGCCTGTGAGAAGTGCGGGCAACCCACTTCGGCGCCGGGGATCTGCGCGTTCTGCCGGCTGTGGGAACGTCGACGGCCTGCCCGCACGATCGCCGCGCCGGTTCTCTCTGTGGAGGAGTAAGGCATGCGTATTGTCTCCCTTCTTCCCGGCGCCACCGAGCTGGTCTGCGCCCTGGGGCTGGAGGAGCAACTGGTGGGTGTCTCCCACGAATGTGACTTTCCGCCTGAGGTGGTCGCCCATCTACCCCGTTTGACTCGCAGCACCCTTCCCGAAGGCCTCTCCGATCCCGCTGCGATCGATGCGGCCGTTCGGGAGAAGGCTCGGAGAGGCGAGGCGCTTTACACGATCGACGAGGAGCAACTCGCCGCCCTGGAACCCGATCTGGTCCTTACCCAGGCTCTGTGTGAGGTCTGCGCCGTTCCCCAAGGCCAGGCCGTGCGGGCTTCGGTTCGGCTCCGACGCTCACCCCGCGTGATCGCAGTGAACACCCATCGCCTGGAGGATCTCTTTGAAAGCCTGCAGCAGATCGCGGAGGCCGCAGGGGTTCCCGAACGGGCAGAATCCCGAATCCGGGAATGGCGCCATCGCCTGGCCCGGGTGGAAGCGGCCGTGGCCGGCGCACCCCGGCCCCGAGTCCTGATGCTCGAGTGGCTGGATCCCCCCTTCCGCTGCGGCCACTGGATTCCGGACATGGTAACGATCGCAGGGGGAACGGAAATCATGGGGCGAGCCGGAGAGCCCTCCTCTCGGATCCGCTGGGAGGAAATCGAGAAGGCGCAACCGGAGGTCATCGGTCTCATCCCATGCGGATATCGCCTGAACGAGGTCATCTCGGCTCAATCCCTCCTGACTCGCCTGTCTTTCTGGACCCGAATCCCGGCGGTGCAGAAGGGGGAGGTCTATGCTTTAGACGCCTCGGCTTACTTCAGTCGGCCTGGCCCTCGCACCATCGACGGCATTGAGCTGCTTGCCGCCCTGCTCCATCCGGATCGCTTTCACACCCCGCTGGTGGAGCGGGCGGCGCAACGCCTATCGCCCCCTCCCCTCTCCCACCACGGATGAAGCAGAGGGCTTCCACAAGGCGACCGGGAGGTGCTTCTATGAATCGTCCGCTGATTGCGCCCTCCGAACTGGAAACCCTGACTGCTCAGTTCGGACCGCAGCCGCATCAGCACGCGACGGTCATCGCAAATGGATGGTGGGAAGAGGTGCGCCGGAGCCTGAGCCGGCGCCGGGGAGAGGTTCTCATGGTCATCCAGCGGCCAGGGGGTGAGATCCTGGTTCACACGAAAGCGTTCTATCCTCCGGAAGCCTATCGGCTGCTGACCGGAGGTATCGGATGGGAGGAGACCGCATGGGATGCTCTGCATCGGGAGATCGAGGAGGAGACCGGCCTGCCTGTGCACTCAGCAACATGGTGGGGTCTGATCACTTACACTCTCTACCCCTCAGAGGCGGGTCGGGATCAGGGCATCCCCTTTGTTTCATTTGTCTTCCATGTCTATACAGAAGGAGAACCCCGTGCAGCGGATTGGGCAGAGCGGATCGCTGCCTTCCGCTGGATCTCCCCGGAAGCCCTCCCCGAGATCGCCCGTCGTCTGGAATCCCTCGATGCCCCATGGAGGGGCTGGGGCGCCTTTCGCGCCATCGGACATCGCTTTGTCTGGGAACATCATCGCGAACACCTGCTTCTCCGGCCATAACGATCCTCTTGGGACCCTCAACCAGAGGCTATAACGAGGACCAGAGCGTGGTCAGCGTGCGCTGGAACAGATGGATATGTTCCAGCGCTTTTCCGGCTCCCATCGCCACACAGGCCATCGGGGCATCCGCCACATAAGCCGGGACACCCGTTTGCTGGGTGAGAAACTCGTCGATCCGCCGGAGCATCGCTCCTCCCCCCACCAAGGCCATCCCCCGGTCGATGATATCCGCCGCCAGCTCCGGCGGCGTCCGTTCCAGAACAGCCCGAACCACCCCGATGACGGCCTGGAGAGGCTCCTGGATCGCCTCCAGCACTTCCTCCGAACTCAAAGTGATGGTGCGCGGCAGGCCGGTGACCAGATCCCTTCCCTGCACTTCCATCGTCAAGGGAGGATCCAGCGGGAGGGCTGTGCCGATCTGGATTTTCACCTGCTCTGCGGTAGGCTCTCCGATCGCCATATTATATTTGCGGCGCACATAACCGATGATGGCCTCATCCATACGAATACCGCCCACTCGAACGGAATGGGCAGTCACAATCCCCAGCATGGAAATCACGGCCGCCTCGGTCGTGCCGCCGCCCAGATCCACCACCATATTGCCTGTAGGAGTATCCACCGGCAGCCCCGCCCCCAGGGCGGCCGCCAGAGGCTCAGGGATCAGATAAACGTGGCCAGGATGGGCGCCTGCGGCCACGGCCGCTTCATGCACTGCGCGGCTCTCCACGCTGGTCACCCCGTAAGGGACCGAAATCATCACATGGGGGCGGAAAAGGCGGACGGGTCCGCATACTTTGGCGATGAAATACCGAAGCATTCGCTCGGTCACATAATAATCCGCAATCACCCCATCCCGAAGAGGCCGAATCACCTCAATGACCTCCGGGGTGCGGCCATACATCGCCCGGGCCTCTTCCCCAACCGCCAGGATCTCATCCCCATCCACAGGCATGGCCACCACGGAGGGCTCCTGAAGGACAATCCCCCGGCCGACCTCATAGACCAGCACGTTCGCGGTGCCCAGATCGATCCCTAAACGTTTGGTCAGCATCACAAAGTCCCTATCCCCTGATGTTTTACGCAAGGCTTCACGGAGCGCTGGACCCAGCGGATCCTTCCCGACGGATTCGGCGGCGGCGGGCCACCTCCAGGCGAACCCGGGAGCGGCGCAGAGCCGCCAGAGCGGCGTTCAGATCGACGCCCGCCGGTCGCTCCTTCAGGATCTGCTCCGCCCGCTGACGGGCTTCCTCAGCCCGCGCGATATCGATCTCCTCCGCCCGCTCCGCCACATCCGCCAGGACGATCACCTTCTCCGGGGTCACTTCCATGAATCCCCCATGGATCGCAAACCAGAGCTCCTCGCCCCCCCTCCGGGCCAGCAACGGCCCAACGCCCAGCGCGGTCAGCAACGGCGCATGTCCGGGCAGGATCCCCAGCTCCCCCTCCACTCCAGGGGCCACCACCATATCCACATCCCCGCTGAACAGGGCGCGCTCCTGTGTGACGATCTCCAGGCGCATCGGGCTCATCCGGCAATCTCCTCCTTCAGACGGTTCCACCGCTCCATCAGCTCTGGAAACCCGATTCCCTGAGCCAGTTCCTGGACCGCCACCTGTATGTAGTCCCGGTCCAGGCGATCCCGATAGCCCTCCAGAATCCCACGCACATCCCGCTCATCGATAGGCTCCCAGCGGGCGAGCTTGTAAATCATGAGATCCTCCGGGGAAACAAAACCCAGCGGAATCCCGAACAATCGCGCTTCCCGGGCCCGCTGGATCGCCCGGTGATCCAGGCTTAGCGAGGCGCTATGCAGCGCCACCGAAAACCGACGCGTAAACGCCAGCTTCACCAAAGCCCCGGCCGCAAGGCGCACGAGAGCGCCAGGAGGAACACGGAACCCCTCATGCTCGAATCGGACAAGCAGGGCAGGCAGCTGCTCCTGCGGGAGCATCAGCAGGACATCGACATCCACGGTGGTGCGGGCGATCCCCCCCCAGGGCGGCGGCCGGTCCCCCGATGATCACATAGGGAATGTCTTCCCCCTCCAGGATACGATGGAGACGCTGCAACATCTCCTGGAACGAAGCGGTCTTCCCGGGAGTCTCCGCCCTTTCCACCTCGTTCATCAAAACGCAGAGGGACTCCACCATCTCCACGCGTTCCGGCAAGGGGATCTCCGCCAGGGTCAGGAGCTCCTCTTCGCGGAGGGCCCGGTAGCCTTCCACGATGCGGCGCCAGCGCTCTTGTGGATCCTGGCCCTCGAAACTCATCGCAGCTCCCCGCGGCGCAGGCGCTCCGCCTTCTCTACGGCCTCGTCGATGGTGCCGACCATATAGAAGGCCGCCTCGGGCAGATCGTCGTGCTTGCCCTCCAGGATCTCCTTGAAACCGCGCACCGTCTCCTTCAGCGGGACATAGCGGCCGGGCAGGCCGGTGAACTGCTCGGCGACAAACATCGGCTGGCTGAAGAACCGCTCGATCTTCCGGGCCCGCGCCACGATCAGCTTATCCTCCTCAGACAACTCATCGATCCCCAGGATGGCGATGATGTCCTGGAGATCCTTATAACGCTGGAGCACCCGCTGCACCTCGCGGGCCACCGTATAATGCTCCTCCCCAACGATCCGCGGGTCCAGGATCCGGCTGGTGGAAGCCAGCGGATCCACGGCCGGGTAAATCCCCTTCTCCGCGATGCTTCGCTCCAGGGCGATGGTGGCGTCCAGATGAGCGAACGTCGCCACCGGGGCGGGATCCGAGTAATCGTCCGCCGGCACATACACGGCCTGCATCGAAGTGATCGCGCCGCGCCGGGTAGAAGTGATGCGCTCCTGCAGCTGCCCCATCTCGAAGGCCAGGGTGGGCTGATAACCTACCGCCGAGGGCATGCGGCCGAGCAGGGCGGAGACCTCCGAGCCGGACATCACGAAACGGAAGATGTTATCGATGAAAATGAGAACATCCCGCCCCTGATCCCGGAAGTATTCGGCCATCGTGAGGGCGGTCAGCCCCACCCGCAAACGAACCCCCGGCGGTTCGTTCATCTGACCGAAGACCATCACAGTCTTGTCAATCACCCCTGCTTCAATCATCTCGCGGTAAAGCTGCGTGCCCTCGCGGGTGCGCTCGCCGATCCCGGCGAAGACAGAGATCCCCTTGTGGACCGTTGCGATGTTCCGGATGAGCTCCATGATGATCACCGTCTTGCCTACCCCCGCGCCGCCGAAGACCGCCACCTTCCCACCCCGCATGAACGGGGCGATGAGATCGATCACCTTCA
The sequence above is drawn from the Thermoflexus sp. genome and encodes:
- a CDS encoding rod shape-determining protein, which gives rise to MTKRLGIDLGTANVLVYEVGRGIVLQEPSVVAMPVDGDEILAVGEEARAMYGRTPEVIEVIRPLRDGVIADYYVTERMLRYFIAKVCGPVRLFRPHVMISVPYGVTSVESRAVHEAAVAAGAHPGHVYLIPEPLAAALGAGLPVDTPTGNMVVDLGGGTTEAAVISMLGIVTAHSVRVGGIRMDEAIIGYVRRKYNMAIGEPTAEQVKIQIGTALPLDPPLTMEVQGRDLVTGLPRTITLSSEEVLEAIQEPLQAVIGVVRAVLERTPPELAADIIDRGMALVGGGAMLRRIDEFLTQQTGVPAYVADAPMACVAMGAGKALEHIHLFQRTLTTLWSSL
- the atpD gene encoding F0F1 ATP synthase subunit beta yields the protein MAKGSVGRIVQILGNVVDVEFPPEELPDIYNAIEVPRDGHRLVLEVQQHLAGGTVRCIAMDTTDGLRRGMVAYDTGAPITVPVGEATLGRVFNVLGEPIDDKGPVRAQEYRPIHQPPPSLEEQSTQIEVFETGLKVIDLIAPFMRGGKVAVFGGAGVGKTVIIMELIRNIATVHKGISVFAGIGERTREGTQLYREMIEAGVIDKTVMVFGQMNEPPGVRLRVGLTALTMAEYFRDQGRDVLIFIDNIFRFVMSGSEVSALLGRMPSAVGYQPTLAFEMGQLQERITSTRRGAITSMQAVYVPADDYSDPAPVATFAHLDATIALERSIAEKGIYPAVDPLASTSRILDPRIVGEEHYTVAREVQRVLQRYKDLQDIIAILGIDELSEEDKLIVARARKIERFFSQPMFVAEQFTGLPGRYVPLKETVRGFKEILEGKHDDLPEAAFYMVGTIDEAVEKAERLRRGELR
- a CDS encoding cobalamin-binding protein translates to MRIVSLLPGATELVCALGLEEQLVGVSHECDFPPEVVAHLPRLTRSTLPEGLSDPAAIDAAVREKARRGEALYTIDEEQLAALEPDLVLTQALCEVCAVPQGQAVRASVRLRRSPRVIAVNTHRLEDLFESLQQIAEAAGVPERAESRIREWRHRLARVEAAVAGAPRPRVLMLEWLDPPFRCGHWIPDMVTIAGGTEIMGRAGEPSSRIRWEEIEKAQPEVIGLIPCGYRLNEVISAQSLLTRLSFWTRIPAVQKGEVYALDASAYFSRPGPRTIDGIELLAALLHPDRFHTPLVERAAQRLSPPPLSHHG
- a CDS encoding F0F1 ATP synthase subunit epsilon, with the translated sequence MSPMRLEIVTQERALFSGDVDMVVAPGVEGELGILPGHAPLLTALGVGPLLARRGGEELWFAIHGGFMEVTPEKVIVLADVAERAEEIDIARAEEARQRAEQILKERPAGVDLNAALAALRRSRVRLEVARRRRIRREGSAGSSAP
- a CDS encoding NUDIX hydrolase, with product MNRPLIAPSELETLTAQFGPQPHQHATVIANGWWEEVRRSLSRRRGEVLMVIQRPGGEILVHTKAFYPPEAYRLLTGGIGWEETAWDALHREIEEETGLPVHSATWWGLITYTLYPSEAGRDQGIPFVSFVFHVYTEGEPRAADWAERIAAFRWISPEALPEIARRLESLDAPWRGWGAFRAIGHRFVWEHHREHLLLRP
- a CDS encoding TIGR00269 family protein, giving the protein MAIRCRKCGREAAIMMRQHRLALCDAHYLEWFVEQTERTIRMFRMFDRSERVLVAVSGGKDSLSLWDVLLRLGYQADGLYIGLGIDGGIRYSDQSYEKCRRFVEERWPDARLIVVDVKEVYGETIPEVAARTLRGRDKPCAVCGLIKRYIMNRVAYDGGYAALATGHNLDDEVAVLFGNVMNWQVGYMARQGPVLPASRPGFARKVKPFCRFYERETAAYALLRGIDYIYDECPYAEGSTSIAYKEWLAKLEEERPGTKLRFYLGFLKAKEEGLIAFRTDEAELHACEKCGQPTSAPGICAFCRLWERRRPARTIAAPVLSVEE